Proteins from one Candidatus Caldatribacterium sp. genomic window:
- a CDS encoding FliA/WhiG family RNA polymerase sigma factor, which produces MMRTLEKPGDLEKLWRDFLERGDRSAREKLLEHYLYLVRIVVGRILYALPPYVDREDLEGYGILGLIQALDRFEPQKGVRFETYALSRIRGAVLDYLRSLDPLTRGERQDLRRILEAWRRWEAEKGKEPTLEDLSEVTGFSLREITWLVERGKPALFFEGEEVLSGEETLEAPDPAGILEDRELLEYLGKLIDELPERERLILSLYYFEGLTLREIGEILSLSEGRVSQVLTRTLLHLRVRLGEWGGEKVGERRKRKKTP; this is translated from the coding sequence ATGATGCGTACTCTTGAGAAGCCTGGGGATCTTGAGAAGCTCTGGCGGGATTTCCTCGAGAGGGGCGACCGCTCCGCTCGGGAGAAACTCCTGGAGCACTACCTCTACCTTGTGCGGATCGTTGTGGGCCGCATCCTCTACGCTCTCCCCCCCTACGTTGACCGGGAGGACCTTGAGGGGTACGGAATCCTGGGGCTCATCCAGGCTCTTGACCGGTTCGAGCCCCAGAAAGGGGTGCGTTTTGAGACGTACGCTCTTTCCCGCATTCGGGGAGCGGTTCTTGATTACCTCCGTAGCCTCGATCCTCTGACCCGGGGGGAACGTCAGGACCTTCGGCGTATCCTTGAAGCCTGGCGGAGGTGGGAAGCGGAAAAGGGGAAGGAACCAACCCTTGAGGATCTCTCGGAAGTCACAGGGTTTTCCCTCCGGGAGATTACCTGGCTTGTGGAGCGGGGGAAACCTGCGCTCTTTTTTGAGGGAGAGGAAGTGCTTTCTGGGGAGGAGACTCTCGAAGCTCCCGATCCTGCAGGTATCCTTGAGGATCGGGAGCTCCTTGAGTACCTTGGGAAACTCATTGATGAGTTACCCGAACGGGAGCGGCTCATCCTGAGCCTCTACTACTTTGAAGGCCTCACGCTTCGGGAAATTGGAGAGATTCTCTCTCTGAGTGAGGGGAGGGTTTCGCAGGTTCTCACAAGAACCCTTCTCCACCTTCGAGTTCGCTTAGGAGAATGGGGGGGAGAAAAGGTTGGAGAACGAAGGAAGAGAAAAAAGACCCCTTGA
- a CDS encoding chemotaxis protein CheD: MARKITVGMAEYRVSNDPEDILCILGLGSCIGVCLYDPMRRIGGMVHVLLPEHIPGQSNPFKFADTAVPALLAEVEKAGASRRNILAKISGGAKMFSGADTLFDIGKRNADAVREALKTLGIPLKGEDVGGSRGRSIFFYVEDGRLEVKVLGRDVIVI, translated from the coding sequence ATGGCACGGAAAATCACCGTTGGCATGGCGGAGTACCGGGTGAGCAACGACCCGGAGGATATTCTCTGTATTCTTGGGCTTGGTTCCTGCATAGGTGTGTGCCTGTACGATCCGATGCGGCGCATCGGAGGCATGGTCCATGTGCTCCTCCCAGAGCACATTCCCGGCCAGAGCAATCCCTTTAAGTTTGCGGATACCGCCGTTCCTGCGCTCCTTGCTGAGGTTGAGAAAGCAGGGGCAAGCCGCCGGAATATCCTGGCCAAAATATCCGGTGGGGCGAAGATGTTCTCAGGAGCGGATACGCTCTTTGATATCGGCAAGCGCAATGCCGATGCCGTTCGGGAGGCCCTCAAAACTTTGGGAATCCCCCTGAAGGGTGAAGATGTCGGGGGAAGCCGGGGGCGGAGCATTTTCTTCTACGTTGAGGATGGGAGGCTTGAGGTTAAAGTCCTCGGAAGAGACGTCATCGTGATATGA
- a CDS encoding chemotaxis protein CheC has translation MVFFEDLNEMQLDALKEIGNIGAGNAATALSKMVGKRVNMEVPLVRVIPLKEVPEWLGGPEKEVLGVYLSVFGSLTGHILFVMTIDDALKIMRILLGDMAPSREQILEMDELSSSAMGEIGNILSSSYLSALADFTGLHLNHSVPAIAVDMAGAIVDIVLIEISQHSDYALLIETVFVEEEDRITGYFMLIPDTGSLEIMLQALGVV, from the coding sequence ATGGTCTTCTTTGAAGATTTGAACGAGATGCAGCTTGACGCCTTAAAGGAGATTGGGAACATCGGGGCAGGGAATGCGGCAACGGCACTCTCCAAGATGGTGGGGAAACGGGTCAACATGGAAGTGCCGCTTGTGCGGGTGATTCCCCTCAAGGAGGTTCCCGAATGGCTTGGAGGTCCGGAAAAAGAGGTTCTCGGGGTGTACCTGAGCGTTTTTGGGTCGCTCACCGGGCATATCCTCTTTGTTATGACCATTGACGATGCCCTGAAAATCATGCGCATCCTCCTTGGGGACATGGCTCCTTCCCGGGAACAGATTCTTGAGATGGACGAGCTCTCCTCTTCGGCCATGGGGGAAATCGGGAACATTCTCTCCTCCTCGTACCTCTCGGCCCTTGCCGATTTCACAGGACTGCACCTCAACCACTCGGTCCCTGCAATTGCCGTGGATATGGCGGGAGCGATTGTGGACATCGTGCTCATCGAAATTTCCCAGCACAGCGACTACGCCCTCCTCATCGAGACGGTTTTTGTGGAAGAAGAGGACCGCATCACGGGGTACTTCATGCTCATTCCCGACACAGGGTCCCTTGAAATCATGCTCCAGGCTCTGGGAGTTGTGTAG
- a CDS encoding protein-glutamate O-methyltransferase CheR — translation METIRAEDLVLLRNAVRKLTGIDLSYYKENQLRRRLHFIMLRAGAQSVPEYVRLLETDPKVLEDFKNRFAINVSEFFRNPERFEDLRTKVIPEILPGAGALFRIWSAGCSVGSEAYSIAMLLEEMNIRKPYQIWATDIDEDALEEGRRGVYTVQYLQNVPPSYFEKYFEKREDGRFAVVSSLKRRVVFERHDLLQDPVRETFDLVVCRNVVIYFEDRAKDVAFSKLAQALRPGGYLWIGSTERIANPAKFDLRYVMPFFYRKEGKG, via the coding sequence GTGGAGACGATACGCGCTGAAGACCTTGTTCTTTTGAGGAACGCCGTTCGAAAGCTCACCGGTATTGACCTCTCCTACTACAAGGAGAACCAGCTCCGTCGGCGCCTCCACTTCATCATGCTCCGGGCAGGAGCCCAAAGCGTTCCCGAGTACGTGCGGCTTTTAGAGACCGACCCGAAAGTCCTTGAGGATTTCAAGAACCGCTTCGCCATTAACGTTTCAGAGTTCTTCCGGAATCCCGAGCGTTTTGAGGACCTTCGGACGAAAGTCATTCCCGAGATTCTCCCCGGAGCGGGAGCGCTTTTTCGAATCTGGAGTGCCGGCTGTTCAGTGGGGAGTGAGGCGTACTCCATTGCCATGCTCCTTGAGGAAATGAATATCAGAAAACCCTACCAAATCTGGGCTACCGACATCGATGAGGATGCCCTCGAGGAAGGACGGCGAGGGGTCTACACGGTGCAGTACCTCCAGAACGTCCCTCCCTCATACTTTGAAAAGTACTTTGAGAAAAGAGAGGACGGCCGTTTCGCGGTTGTCTCTTCGCTCAAGCGGAGAGTCGTCTTTGAGAGGCACGACCTTCTTCAAGACCCGGTGCGTGAAACCTTTGACCTTGTGGTGTGCCGGAACGTAGTCATTTACTTCGAGGATCGGGCAAAAGACGTGGCTTTTTCGAAGCTTGCTCAAGCACTCCGGCCTGGAGGGTACCTCTGGATTGGGAGTACCGAGCGAATTGCGAACCCGGCAAAGTTCGACCTCCGGTACGTTATGCCGTTCTTTTACCGGAAAGAGGGGAAGGGGTGA